The following proteins are co-located in the Micromonospora viridifaciens genome:
- the mfd gene encoding transcription-repair coupling factor produces MLTGLFSAALADPGLARARDLARSGAAQVDGLDITAPAALRPFAVAAVAADEPAGGAGRPVLAVTATTREADDLATALGSLLPPEQVAVFPSWETLPHERLSPRSDTVGRRLAVLRRLAHPDSADAHGRTGPLRVVVAPVRSLLQPQLKGLGDLEPVQLAAGDEADLEEVARRLTDMAYARVDLVTKRGEFAVRGGILDVFPPTDEHPSRVEFWGDEVEEIRTFAVADQRTIEQVAQLWAPPCRELLLTPAVRKRAAALAEEHPELTEILDKLAEGIPVEGMESLAPALIGADSMELLLDCMPAGTHVVLCDPERIRTRAHDLVRTSEEFLQASWAAAAVGGQAPVDLGAAAFRTLADVRAAARARRQPWWTLAPFGLVEAEATPTRQPWEDEPTEVDVTPDDAIAVTLAAQPAPLYHGETARVVEDLKRWAGEGWSIALVFEGHGPAQRAVEVLRDGGLGARLTEEVLAAPAPGELLVSCGCLTAGFVDEASRFVLLTGDDVTGGRGTSTRDMRRMPSRRRNTIDPLELKAGDHVVHEQHGIGRYVELVQRTVNGASREYLVIEYAPSKRGQPGDRLFVPTDQLDQLSRYVGGEQPTLHKMGGSDWQKSKARARKAVREIAAQLIQLYAARKASKGHNFGPDTPWQRELEDAFPWQETPDQLAAIEEVKRDMEQTVPMDRLICGDVGYGKTEIAVRAAFKAVQDGKQVAVLVPTTLLVQQHYNTFAERMGQFPVTIRQLSRFQTPKEAEQTIAMAADGTADIVIGTHRLLQASTRFKQLGLVIIDEEQRFGVEHKEHLKTLRASVDVLAMSATPIPRTLEMAITGIREMSTIATPPEERHPVLTAVGAYDDRQVAAAIHRELLRDGQVFYLHNRVESIEKAARRLRELVPEARVAVAHGQMSEEALEKVMVGFWEKEFDVLVCTTIVESGIDIPNANTLIVERADLLGLAQLHQIRGRVGRGRERAYAYFLYPSDRPLTENAHERLATIAQHTELGAGMYVAMKDLEIRGAGNLLGGEQSGHIEGVGFDLYVRMVGEAVSAFKGEQPAEETEVKVDLPVDAHLPHDYVGVERLRLEMYRKLAEARDEERLREVVAEMTDRYGEPPAPVQNLVAVARFRLLARRYGLTDVSMQGKHIRFSPLPLPDSKQLRLKRYHPDSVYKQALDQVSVPRPATRRVGGEPLRDQALLEWCAQLLTDVLGKPEELAGSASPAVASDR; encoded by the coding sequence ATGCTCACCGGACTCTTCTCCGCCGCCCTGGCCGACCCCGGGCTGGCCCGGGCGCGTGACCTGGCGCGCTCCGGTGCCGCGCAGGTCGACGGCCTCGACATCACCGCCCCGGCCGCGCTGCGTCCGTTCGCTGTCGCCGCCGTGGCGGCCGACGAGCCGGCCGGCGGCGCGGGTCGGCCGGTGCTCGCGGTGACGGCGACCACCCGCGAGGCCGACGATCTCGCCACCGCGCTGGGCAGCCTGCTGCCGCCGGAGCAGGTGGCCGTCTTCCCCTCCTGGGAGACGCTGCCGCACGAGCGGCTCTCGCCGCGGTCCGACACGGTCGGGCGGCGGCTGGCCGTGCTGCGCCGGCTGGCGCACCCGGACTCCGCCGACGCGCACGGGCGGACCGGGCCGTTGCGGGTGGTCGTGGCGCCCGTCCGGTCGCTGCTGCAGCCGCAGCTCAAGGGGCTCGGCGACCTGGAGCCGGTGCAGCTCGCCGCCGGTGACGAGGCGGACCTGGAGGAGGTCGCCCGCCGGCTCACCGACATGGCGTACGCCCGGGTCGACCTGGTCACCAAGCGGGGCGAGTTCGCCGTGCGCGGCGGCATCCTCGACGTGTTCCCGCCCACCGACGAGCACCCGTCGCGGGTCGAGTTCTGGGGCGACGAGGTGGAGGAGATCCGCACCTTCGCCGTCGCCGACCAGCGCACCATCGAGCAGGTCGCCCAGCTCTGGGCGCCGCCCTGCCGGGAGCTGCTGCTCACCCCGGCGGTGCGGAAGCGGGCCGCCGCGCTCGCCGAGGAGCACCCGGAGCTGACCGAGATCCTCGACAAGCTCGCCGAGGGCATCCCGGTGGAGGGCATGGAGTCGCTCGCCCCGGCGCTGATCGGGGCAGACTCGATGGAGCTGCTGCTGGACTGCATGCCGGCCGGCACCCACGTCGTACTCTGCGACCCGGAGCGGATCCGCACCCGGGCGCACGACCTGGTGCGTACCTCGGAGGAGTTCCTGCAGGCCAGCTGGGCCGCGGCCGCCGTCGGGGGCCAGGCCCCGGTCGACCTCGGCGCCGCCGCCTTCCGGACTCTGGCCGACGTACGCGCGGCGGCTCGCGCCCGGCGCCAGCCCTGGTGGACGCTGGCCCCGTTCGGCCTGGTGGAGGCGGAGGCCACGCCGACCCGGCAGCCGTGGGAGGACGAGCCGACCGAGGTCGACGTGACCCCGGACGACGCGATCGCGGTGACCCTGGCCGCCCAGCCGGCGCCGCTCTACCACGGCGAGACCGCCCGGGTGGTCGAGGACCTGAAGCGGTGGGCCGGCGAGGGCTGGTCGATCGCGCTGGTCTTCGAGGGGCACGGTCCCGCCCAGCGGGCCGTCGAGGTGCTCCGCGACGGCGGCCTCGGCGCCCGGCTCACCGAGGAGGTGCTGGCCGCGCCGGCCCCCGGCGAGCTGCTGGTCTCCTGTGGCTGCCTGACCGCCGGCTTCGTCGACGAGGCGTCCCGGTTCGTGCTGCTCACCGGCGACGACGTGACCGGCGGCCGGGGCACCTCCACCCGGGACATGCGCAGGATGCCCAGCCGGCGGCGCAACACCATCGACCCGCTGGAGCTGAAGGCGGGCGACCACGTGGTGCACGAGCAGCACGGCATCGGCCGGTACGTCGAGCTGGTGCAGCGCACGGTCAACGGCGCCAGCCGGGAATACCTGGTCATCGAGTACGCCCCGAGCAAGCGCGGCCAGCCCGGCGACCGGCTCTTCGTCCCCACCGACCAGCTCGACCAGCTCTCCCGCTACGTCGGCGGGGAGCAGCCCACCCTGCACAAGATGGGCGGCTCGGACTGGCAGAAGTCGAAGGCCCGGGCCCGCAAGGCGGTCCGCGAGATCGCCGCCCAGCTCATCCAGCTCTACGCCGCGCGGAAGGCGTCCAAGGGGCACAACTTCGGCCCGGACACCCCGTGGCAGCGGGAGCTGGAGGACGCGTTCCCCTGGCAGGAGACGCCCGACCAGCTCGCCGCGATCGAAGAGGTCAAGCGGGACATGGAGCAGACCGTCCCGATGGACCGGCTGATCTGCGGCGACGTCGGGTACGGCAAGACCGAGATCGCGGTCCGCGCGGCGTTCAAGGCGGTGCAGGACGGCAAGCAGGTGGCCGTGCTGGTGCCCACCACCCTCCTGGTGCAGCAGCACTACAACACCTTCGCCGAGCGGATGGGCCAGTTCCCGGTGACCATCCGGCAGCTCTCCCGGTTCCAGACGCCGAAGGAGGCCGAGCAGACCATCGCGATGGCCGCCGACGGCACCGCCGACATCGTCATCGGCACCCACCGGCTGCTCCAGGCGTCCACCCGGTTCAAGCAGCTCGGCCTGGTCATCATCGACGAGGAGCAGCGCTTCGGCGTCGAGCACAAGGAGCACCTGAAGACGCTGCGCGCCTCGGTCGACGTGCTGGCCATGTCGGCCACCCCGATCCCGCGCACGCTGGAGATGGCGATCACCGGCATCCGGGAGATGTCCACCATCGCCACCCCGCCGGAGGAGCGGCACCCGGTGCTCACCGCCGTCGGGGCGTACGACGACCGGCAGGTGGCCGCCGCGATCCACCGTGAGCTGCTCCGCGACGGGCAGGTCTTCTACCTGCACAACCGGGTGGAGTCGATCGAGAAGGCGGCCCGCCGGCTCCGCGAGCTGGTGCCTGAGGCCCGGGTGGCGGTGGCGCACGGCCAGATGAGCGAGGAAGCGCTCGAGAAGGTGATGGTCGGCTTCTGGGAGAAGGAGTTCGACGTCCTGGTCTGCACCACGATCGTGGAGTCCGGCATCGACATCCCGAACGCCAACACCCTGATCGTGGAGCGGGCCGACCTGCTCGGCCTGGCCCAGCTGCACCAGATCCGGGGCCGGGTCGGTCGCGGCCGGGAGCGGGCGTACGCGTACTTCCTCTACCCGTCCGACCGGCCGCTGACCGAGAACGCGCACGAGCGGCTGGCCACCATCGCCCAGCACACCGAGCTGGGCGCCGGCATGTACGTGGCGATGAAGGACCTGGAGATCCGCGGCGCCGGCAACCTGCTCGGCGGCGAGCAGTCCGGCCACATCGAGGGCGTCGGCTTCGACCTGTACGTCCGAATGGTCGGCGAGGCGGTCTCCGCCTTCAAGGGCGAGCAGCCGGCGGAGGAGACCGAGGTCAAGGTGGACCTGCCGGTCGACGCGCACCTGCCGCACGACTACGTCGGGGTGGAGCGGCTGCGCCTGGAGATGTACCGCAAGCTCGCCGAGGCCCGCGACGAGGAGCGGCTGCGCGAGGTGGTCGCCGAGATGACCGACCGCTACGGCGAGCCACCCGCCCCGGTGCAGAACCTGGTCGCGGTGGCCCGGTTCCGGCTGCTGGCCCGGCGGTACGGCCTCACCGACGTCTCGATGCAGGGCAAGCACATCCGGTTCAGCCCGCTGCCGCTGCCCGACTCGAAGCAGCTGCGGCTCAAGCGGTACCACCCCGACTCGGTCTACAAGCAGGCCCTCGACCAGGTCAGCGTGCCCCGGCCGGCCACCCGCCGGGTCGGCGGCGAGCCGCTGCGCGACCAGGCGCTGCTGGAGTGGTGCGCCCAGCTCCTCACCGACGTGCTGGGCAAGCCCGAGGAGCTGGCCGGTTCTGCCAGCCCCGCAGTGGCGAGCGACAGGTGA
- a CDS encoding helix-turn-helix domain-containing protein encodes MAEQVGGDPRRQTTAGRWQVLGAPRGMLFYQVKCIVEDPGWHGPTPETGHRVFLGRAGTAQVRLNGRLNLTDATSMWLTRPGDEMATSHPHGDGDVYSCLEFDPQVLAERPDTEQWLHRRGWWGSADERLDLEHRMLVAHCRRGIDPFEVSERLHRFLGRLLSRTPLGAGEPGVEIERAVGRRPATLAAHRRLADQAREVLIGSDFQLGLTEVAEQLGCSPHHLSRVFQRVTGQSLTAYRNRLRVRSVLTVLADGDGPPLSEVAAAHGFADQAHLTRVFREQVGHPPARLRRLFTAGNADVDAA; translated from the coding sequence ATGGCGGAACAGGTCGGCGGTGACCCCAGGCGACAGACCACCGCGGGGCGATGGCAGGTGCTGGGCGCTCCCCGCGGCATGTTGTTCTACCAGGTCAAGTGCATCGTCGAGGATCCCGGCTGGCACGGGCCGACGCCCGAGACCGGGCACCGGGTGTTCCTCGGTCGCGCCGGCACCGCCCAGGTGCGGCTCAACGGCCGGCTCAACCTCACCGACGCCACCTCGATGTGGCTGACCCGGCCGGGCGACGAGATGGCCACCAGCCACCCGCACGGCGACGGCGACGTCTACAGCTGCCTTGAGTTCGACCCGCAGGTGCTCGCCGAACGCCCGGACACCGAGCAGTGGCTGCACCGGCGTGGCTGGTGGGGGAGCGCCGACGAGCGGCTGGACCTCGAACACCGGATGCTGGTGGCCCACTGCCGGCGCGGCATCGACCCGTTCGAGGTGAGCGAACGGCTGCACCGGTTCCTGGGCCGGCTGTTGAGCCGGACGCCGCTGGGCGCGGGTGAGCCGGGCGTCGAGATCGAACGGGCCGTTGGCCGCCGGCCGGCCACCCTGGCCGCCCACCGGCGGCTGGCCGACCAAGCCCGGGAGGTGCTGATCGGCTCCGACTTCCAGTTGGGGCTGACCGAGGTCGCCGAGCAGCTCGGCTGCTCGCCGCACCACCTGAGCCGGGTGTTCCAGCGGGTGACCGGCCAGAGCCTCACCGCGTATCGGAACCGGCTGCGGGTCCGGTCGGTGCTGACCGTGCTCGCCGACGGGGACGGGCCGCCGCTGAGCGAGGTCGCGGCCGCGCACGGCTTCGCCGACCAGGCGCACCTGACCCGGGTGTTCCGGGAGCAGGTCGGGCACCCGCCGGCGCGGCTGCGCCGACTGTTCACCGCCGGCAACGCCGACGTCGACGCGGCCTGA
- a CDS encoding cyclase family protein: MTGEYRAVFDAEVVFANGGGLRTEGFRLDIPGPEIDDVTLGALLVRHLGLLMVAEVRITNRTVVEEPHKGGRGVAVPPGDGGRRLVELSHVITDGMTTLPGWPAPRITDWLTREASQANYAPGIEFHVARIDMIANTGTYLDTPAHRWVDGADLTGTPLGRLADLPGIVVRVPAGTRAVDRLMLAPYDVAGRAVLLHTGWDAHFGTERYAGPDAPYLTGDGADWLVEAGATLVGIDSINIDDMTPAAAGERPAHSTLLAAGIPIVEHLTGLGDLPPEGFRFTAAPPMVAGMGTFPVRAFAIVA, encoded by the coding sequence ATGACAGGTGAGTACCGGGCGGTCTTCGACGCGGAGGTCGTCTTCGCCAACGGCGGAGGGCTGCGGACCGAGGGATTCCGGTTGGACATCCCCGGCCCGGAGATAGACGACGTGACGCTGGGCGCGCTCCTCGTCCGGCACCTCGGGCTGCTCATGGTGGCCGAGGTGCGGATCACCAACAGGACGGTCGTGGAGGAGCCGCACAAGGGCGGCCGGGGAGTCGCCGTCCCGCCGGGCGACGGTGGCCGGCGACTTGTCGAGCTGAGCCACGTGATCACCGACGGGATGACCACCCTGCCCGGCTGGCCGGCGCCCCGGATCACCGACTGGCTGACCCGCGAGGCGTCCCAGGCGAACTACGCCCCGGGAATCGAGTTCCACGTCGCCCGGATCGACATGATCGCCAACACCGGCACCTACCTCGACACGCCCGCCCACCGTTGGGTTGACGGGGCCGACCTGACCGGAACGCCGCTCGGTCGCCTCGCCGACCTGCCCGGGATTGTGGTCCGGGTACCGGCCGGCACCCGGGCCGTGGACCGGCTGATGCTGGCCCCGTACGACGTCGCCGGGCGGGCGGTGCTGCTGCACACCGGCTGGGACGCCCATTTCGGCACCGAACGGTACGCCGGTCCCGACGCGCCCTACCTGACCGGGGACGGTGCCGACTGGCTGGTCGAGGCGGGGGCGACCCTGGTCGGCATCGACTCGATCAACATCGACGACATGACTCCGGCGGCGGCCGGCGAGCGCCCGGCGCACAGCACCCTGCTCGCCGCCGGCATCCCGATCGTGGAGCACCTGACCGGCCTGGGTGACCTGCCACCGGAGGGGTTCCGGTTCACCGCCGCGCCGCCGATGGTGGCCGGCATGGGCACCTTCCCGGTCCGCGCCTTCGCCATCGTCGCCTGA
- a CDS encoding S66 family peptidase, which translates to MTSLRYPARPKPGDRVAVVSPSAGLPGLFPHVYELGLRRLREEFGLEPVEYPTTRQMGADARDRARDLTAAFADPTITAVLATVGGDDLITVTPYLDDEVLRANPKPYYGYSDNTNILNHLYRLGMVAYHGGSVLVHLGRPGKPHPLTFDSLRAALFTSGWYDLTPAPEWGDQPNDWRDPATLAYEPVMFPGEGWRWHGPATVVQGRTWGGNLEILHWLMATDRVPAPAELAGSVLVVETSEELPSATEVFRIVRNMGERGLLAAFPAIVVGRPKAWDFDKPHTPEQRREFADAQRDAVTRALAAYHPDAVVVFDVDLGHTDPQLIIPYGGEIRVDAVERRISVRY; encoded by the coding sequence ATGACGTCGTTGCGTTATCCCGCCAGGCCGAAGCCGGGCGACCGGGTCGCCGTGGTCTCACCCTCCGCCGGGCTGCCGGGCCTCTTCCCGCACGTGTACGAGCTGGGGCTGCGCCGGCTACGCGAGGAGTTCGGGCTGGAGCCGGTGGAGTATCCGACCACCCGGCAGATGGGCGCCGACGCGCGGGACCGGGCGCGGGACCTGACCGCCGCCTTCGCCGACCCGACGATCACCGCCGTGCTGGCCACCGTCGGCGGGGACGATTTGATCACGGTCACGCCGTATCTGGACGACGAGGTGCTGCGGGCCAACCCGAAGCCGTACTACGGCTACTCGGACAACACCAACATCCTCAACCACCTGTACCGGCTGGGGATGGTGGCGTACCACGGCGGCTCGGTGCTGGTGCACCTCGGCCGGCCCGGCAAGCCGCATCCGCTCACCTTCGACTCGCTGCGTGCCGCCCTCTTCACCTCCGGCTGGTACGACCTGACCCCGGCTCCGGAATGGGGGGACCAGCCGAACGACTGGCGGGACCCGGCGACGCTGGCGTACGAGCCGGTCATGTTCCCGGGTGAGGGCTGGCGCTGGCACGGGCCGGCGACCGTGGTGCAGGGCCGTACCTGGGGCGGGAACCTGGAGATCCTGCACTGGCTGATGGCGACCGACCGGGTGCCGGCACCGGCGGAGCTGGCCGGGTCGGTGCTGGTCGTCGAGACGTCGGAGGAGCTTCCCTCGGCCACCGAGGTCTTCCGCATCGTGCGCAACATGGGGGAGCGCGGGCTGCTCGCCGCCTTCCCGGCGATCGTGGTCGGCCGCCCGAAGGCGTGGGACTTCGACAAGCCGCACACGCCGGAGCAGCGGCGCGAGTTCGCCGACGCCCAGCGGGACGCCGTCACGCGGGCGCTGGCGGCCTACCACCCGGACGCCGTGGTGGTCTTCGACGTCGACCTCGGCCACACCGACCCGCAGCTGATCATCCCGTACGGCGGCGAGATCCGGGTCGACGCCGTCGAGCGCCGCATCTCGGTGCGCTACTGA
- the rmuC gene encoding DNA recombination protein RmuC yields the protein MTSIATLAVVIICLAAGGAVGWLAARARSAAEVARLEATLAAAREGEGRLEQSMRALSYEATAQSQEAVARAVAPLHDTLQRYEQRVAELERDRVDAYAELREQVRAMSTVSGELRTETKQLVAALRAPQVRGRWGEHQLRRIVEAAGMLEHCDFNEQVTAATDHQGVRPDLVVRLHGGRSVVVDAKAPFDAYLTAMEARDERGRDTHLDAHARHLRAHVDSLAAKSYWAAFDPSPEFVVLFVPADPFLDVALQRDPTLLEHAFARNVVLATPATLVALLRTVAYSWRQEALARNAATVHSLARELYGRLSTLGDHVGKLGASLGGAVTAYNRAVGSLESRVLVSARKLAELGVSDQELATPAQVELAPRQPQAPELTGNDKPGVFSEGRSDSSG from the coding sequence GTGACGAGCATCGCAACGCTGGCCGTGGTGATCATCTGTCTCGCCGCGGGCGGCGCCGTGGGCTGGCTGGCCGCGCGGGCCCGGTCGGCGGCCGAGGTGGCCCGGCTGGAGGCGACCCTCGCCGCCGCCCGGGAGGGCGAGGGGCGGCTGGAGCAGTCGATGCGGGCACTCAGCTACGAGGCGACGGCCCAGTCCCAGGAGGCGGTCGCCCGGGCGGTGGCGCCGCTGCACGACACCCTCCAGCGCTACGAGCAGCGGGTCGCCGAGCTGGAGCGCGACCGGGTCGACGCGTACGCCGAGCTGCGCGAGCAGGTGCGCGCGATGAGCACGGTCTCCGGGGAGCTGCGCACCGAGACCAAGCAGCTCGTCGCGGCGCTGCGCGCCCCGCAGGTCCGGGGTCGCTGGGGCGAGCACCAGTTGCGCCGGATCGTCGAGGCGGCCGGCATGCTGGAGCACTGCGACTTCAACGAGCAGGTCACCGCCGCCACCGACCACCAGGGGGTACGCCCAGACCTGGTGGTCCGGCTGCACGGCGGCCGGAGCGTGGTGGTCGACGCCAAGGCGCCCTTCGACGCGTACCTGACCGCGATGGAGGCGCGCGACGAGCGGGGGCGGGACACCCACCTCGACGCGCACGCGCGGCACCTGCGGGCGCACGTGGACTCGCTGGCCGCCAAGTCCTACTGGGCCGCCTTCGACCCGTCACCCGAGTTCGTGGTGCTCTTCGTGCCGGCCGACCCGTTCCTCGACGTGGCGCTGCAGCGCGACCCGACGCTGCTGGAGCACGCCTTCGCCCGCAACGTGGTGCTGGCCACCCCGGCCACCCTGGTGGCGCTGCTGCGTACGGTGGCGTACTCGTGGCGGCAGGAGGCGCTGGCCCGCAACGCGGCCACCGTGCACTCGCTGGCCCGCGAGCTGTACGGGCGACTGTCCACCCTGGGCGACCACGTCGGCAAGCTGGGCGCGTCGCTGGGCGGGGCGGTGACCGCGTACAACCGGGCCGTCGGCTCGTTGGAGTCGCGGGTGCTGGTCAGCGCCCGGAAACTGGCCGAGTTGGGCGTCTCCGACCAGGAGCTGGCCACGCCGGCCCAGGTGGAGCTGGCGCCGAGACAGCCGCAGGCACCCGAGCTGACCGGAAATGACAAGCCGGGGGTGTTTTCGGAGGGTCGCAGCGACAGTTCGGGTTGA
- a CDS encoding S8 family serine peptidase, giving the protein MKKPPSWIRRTSAGFVASALAAGALTLASAGTPALAESSPDIPKAGWSPTDQDRLAQAKVKGQQTVDVLVGAAESQAGAVADRLAALGATIDYRDDSLGYLRAKVATDRAERIAGLSGVQTVEIDAAVPMPDPRPDGSGAPAPQPAPGASTPAANPYMPIQDMNAAQFVADHPTLDGRGVTVGIIDTGVDLAHPALQKTTTGERKIVDWVTATSPTADGDPTWVSMSTNVSGSTFTVDGRTWTAPKAGSYRFGVFNERVANLGGEVGNDVNRDGNPAGSSGLFGVVWDGNKTVWVDTNQNGSFADESPMTDYKVRYDVGTFGTDNPATPIAEAMPFVVQIDGKNKFVNIGIVSGAHGSHVAGITAANGLFGGKMTGVAPGAKLVSVRVCLFVAGCTSHALIEGMIYAAKQANVDVINMSIGGLPSLNDGNNTRALLYNRLIEQYGVQMFISAGNSGPGTNTVGDPSVAEKVLSVGSYITDATWRANYGSSSPYADNLHYYSSRGPREDGGFKPNLVAPGSAISSVPTWQPGGPVAGTYPLPPGYAMLNGTSMASPQAAGAGALLVSAAKAQGFQRQPAQIRQAMMSSARFLDGLGAFEQGAGLINVPAAYDLLRTNIKTVGITSSVPVNTVLSGFLAKPGVGVGIHDREGVTAGRKYTRTYTFTRTTGGSKAITYNLSWVGNDGTFSSDTSVALPLNKPVEVTVAINPATPGAHSAILRLDDPATTGVDYQTMNMVVAPYTFAAADNYQVAINGKVGRNQSLRYFFQVPAGTPALKVDFTGPSGEPGTGQARFLRYHPYGVGIDDNASTSCFVPAAGACATGSPNSRTAANPLPGVWEITVDGRRTSDAEWTKFTLTASVLGATVSPNPDVIDTAVVGTALARSYSLQSTLGGFTGRAVGGTLGSARQGPFTIGNRAVQEYDLTVTPGSTQLRATIGGTSDPGADLDLFVLNCTSGTCVEAGRSAGGSSEESVTINNPAPGAWKVRVDAYSVPSGSTSYNYVDVFTNPAFGTVAVTDADAPRPSGTSWTVPGSVTVKGAPATGRVLYGTVQVRTDTNLLIGSGDVVVRNVG; this is encoded by the coding sequence GTGAAGAAACCCCCAAGCTGGATCCGGCGCACTTCCGCCGGGTTCGTGGCGTCCGCCCTCGCGGCTGGCGCCCTGACCCTGGCGTCCGCCGGCACCCCGGCGCTCGCCGAGTCCTCTCCGGACATTCCCAAGGCCGGCTGGAGCCCGACCGACCAGGACCGACTGGCCCAGGCGAAGGTCAAGGGCCAGCAGACCGTCGACGTTCTGGTCGGCGCGGCGGAGAGCCAGGCCGGCGCCGTCGCGGACCGGCTCGCCGCGCTCGGCGCGACCATCGACTACCGCGACGACAGCCTCGGCTACCTGCGTGCCAAGGTGGCCACCGACCGGGCCGAGCGCATCGCCGGGCTGAGCGGCGTGCAGACCGTGGAGATCGACGCCGCGGTCCCGATGCCCGACCCGCGCCCGGACGGCAGCGGGGCTCCCGCACCGCAGCCCGCGCCCGGCGCGAGCACTCCGGCCGCCAACCCGTACATGCCGATCCAGGACATGAACGCGGCGCAGTTCGTGGCCGACCACCCCACGCTCGACGGGCGCGGCGTCACCGTCGGCATCATCGACACGGGCGTCGACCTGGCGCACCCGGCGCTGCAGAAGACGACGACCGGTGAGCGCAAGATCGTCGACTGGGTCACCGCGACCTCCCCGACCGCCGACGGCGATCCGACCTGGGTCAGCATGTCGACGAACGTCTCCGGTTCGACCTTCACCGTCGACGGCCGCACCTGGACCGCCCCGAAGGCCGGCTCCTACCGCTTCGGCGTCTTCAACGAGCGGGTCGCGAACCTCGGCGGCGAGGTGGGCAACGACGTCAACCGGGACGGCAACCCGGCGGGCAGCAGCGGCCTCTTCGGCGTCGTCTGGGACGGCAACAAGACCGTCTGGGTCGACACCAACCAGAACGGCTCCTTCGCCGACGAGTCCCCGATGACCGACTACAAGGTCCGCTACGACGTCGGCACCTTCGGCACCGACAACCCGGCGACCCCGATCGCCGAGGCGATGCCGTTCGTCGTGCAGATCGACGGCAAGAACAAGTTCGTCAACATCGGCATCGTCTCCGGCGCGCACGGCTCGCACGTCGCCGGCATCACCGCCGCCAACGGGCTGTTCGGCGGCAAGATGACCGGCGTGGCACCCGGCGCCAAGCTGGTCTCGGTCCGGGTCTGCCTGTTCGTCGCGGGCTGCACCTCGCACGCCCTCATCGAGGGCATGATCTACGCCGCCAAGCAGGCGAACGTGGACGTCATCAACATGTCGATCGGCGGCCTCCCGTCGCTCAACGACGGCAACAACACCCGTGCGCTGCTGTACAACCGCCTGATCGAGCAGTACGGCGTGCAGATGTTCATCTCGGCCGGCAACAGCGGGCCGGGCACCAACACCGTCGGCGACCCCTCGGTCGCCGAGAAGGTGCTGAGCGTAGGGTCCTACATCACCGACGCGACGTGGCGGGCCAACTACGGTTCCAGCTCGCCGTACGCGGACAACCTGCACTACTACAGCTCTCGCGGCCCGCGCGAGGACGGCGGATTCAAGCCCAACCTCGTCGCCCCGGGGTCGGCCATCTCGTCCGTGCCCACCTGGCAGCCGGGCGGGCCGGTCGCCGGCACGTACCCACTGCCGCCGGGCTACGCCATGCTCAACGGCACCTCGATGGCCTCACCGCAGGCCGCGGGCGCCGGGGCGCTGCTCGTCTCCGCCGCCAAGGCGCAGGGCTTCCAGCGCCAGCCGGCCCAGATCCGGCAGGCCATGATGTCCTCGGCCCGGTTCCTCGACGGCCTCGGGGCGTTCGAGCAGGGCGCCGGCCTGATCAACGTGCCGGCCGCGTACGACCTGCTGCGCACGAACATCAAGACCGTGGGCATCACCTCCTCGGTGCCGGTCAACACCGTGCTCTCCGGCTTCCTCGCGAAGCCGGGCGTCGGTGTCGGCATCCACGACCGTGAGGGCGTCACGGCCGGCCGGAAGTACACCCGCACCTACACCTTCACCCGCACCACCGGCGGGTCGAAGGCGATCACCTACAACCTGTCCTGGGTGGGCAACGACGGCACCTTCTCGTCCGACACGTCGGTGGCCCTGCCGCTGAACAAGCCGGTCGAGGTGACCGTGGCGATCAACCCGGCGACCCCGGGCGCGCACTCGGCGATCCTGCGGCTGGACGACCCGGCGACCACCGGCGTCGACTACCAGACGATGAACATGGTGGTCGCGCCGTACACCTTCGCGGCGGCGGACAACTACCAGGTCGCGATCAACGGCAAGGTCGGGCGTAACCAGTCGCTGCGCTACTTCTTCCAGGTGCCGGCGGGCACGCCGGCGCTGAAGGTGGACTTCACCGGCCCGTCCGGTGAGCCGGGCACCGGGCAGGCGCGGTTCCTGCGCTACCACCCGTACGGCGTGGGAATCGACGACAACGCGTCGACCTCCTGCTTTGTCCCGGCCGCGGGCGCCTGCGCCACCGGCTCGCCGAACAGCCGGACGGCCGCCAACCCCCTTCCGGGGGTCTGGGAGATCACGGTGGACGGCCGACGTACCTCGGACGCGGAGTGGACCAAGTTCACGCTGACCGCCTCGGTCCTCGGCGCGACGGTCTCGCCGAACCCGGACGTGATCGACACCGCCGTGGTGGGCACGGCACTGGCCCGGTCGTACTCGCTGCAGAGCACGCTCGGCGGGTTCACCGGGCGGGCGGTCGGCGGCACGCTGGGCAGCGCCCGGCAGGGCCCGTTCACCATCGGCAACCGCGCCGTTCAGGAGTACGACCTGACGGTGACCCCCGGTTCGACCCAGCTGCGGGCCACTATCGGTGGGACCTCCGACCCGGGCGCCGACCTGGACCTGTTCGTGCTCAACTGCACCTCCGGGACCTGCGTGGAGGCCGGCCGCAGCGCGGGCGGCAGCTCGGAGGAGTCGGTGACCATCAACAACCCGGCGCCGGGCGCCTGGAAGGTCCGCGTCGACGCCTACTCGGTGCCCTCCGGCTCGACCAGCTACAACTACGTCGACGTCTTCACCAACCCGGCCTTCGGCACGGTGGCGGTGACCGACGCGGACGCGCCGCGCCCGAGCGGCACCTCGTGGACGGTCCCCGGCTCGGTGACCGTGAAGGGGGCTCCGGCCACCGGTCGGGTGCTCTACGGCACGGTGCAGGTCCGGACCGACACGAACCTGCTCATCGGCAGCGGTGACGTGGTGGTACGGAACGTCGGCTGA